A window of Daucus carota subsp. sativus chromosome 2, DH1 v3.0, whole genome shotgun sequence genomic DNA:
TAAATTGGTTTTGTGTAGGCTACACACTGTTACTTGTTTGTTTTTGGTTCTGAGAGACAAAGTTCAGTACGTTATGGTTCTATGTACTACAAACCTAATTGTTTATTAACTAATTACCAATTCACTGATATAAACTGAGAAACACCTAAGATTAATTACACCATAGCTAGCTTATATAACATCATCAAGGTCTAAGGATTACTTCCAAGGGGTCATCACCCTAGAGATCATCATCTGAAGGATCGTTGTAAGCATCAACAGTGAGCCTTGGGATCACTAATCCCTTGGCCTCACTATCTCTTGCCTCGCTGTGTGGGCTTTGTTATGATCAAGATCGCTAGTCTAGAGGTCATCACTCTAAGGCTCATTCTTCAGGAAGGCTCTCAAGCATCATCATCTCTACTACAAGTCGGCCTCCACTAAGGGGTCATTAACTTTATACACTAAGTCCCTTGTGGGCTCTCATTAGGGCTACGCCCTCTATTTTGGGTTCCCTCACCCCATGAGAGGATGATCAAGGCATGAAGGCTCATGACCAGTCCAGGCTGGGGCTCATGAGTGTACAAAATGAGGTCTTTAACTCCGTTATCTCGAGGTCTCAACCTCCGTTTATTTGATCGTTATCCATTCTCTGGAATACTCCCTGATAGCCCCTTGCCATTTGGGCCTAGGACATTTGAGTATGGGCCCTCCTTGACGGCGGCTTTCACGGTCCAACGGACCTAGGCCTTGATGGAGTGGACCAACACCTAGCCCATCTAGGTTATTTGGCTCGAAAGAACTATGGTAGCTtgaacccctataaatagggtatgtaggcctCCTGTGGCTCATAACCAGATTCTTGTTGAGAACGTTTGGGAAATCTTTCTCTCGTTTGCTCAAGGATCAAACACAAGATTAGCTACAATATCCATCACCCATCGTCCTGTATTCTTCACAACATCCTTCCTACAATCACACAAGTTGTCACATTTGTTGTTAACCACTTTCTCCCTTTATTAGATACTAGTTgataacccgtgccaagcacgagtttaaataaaatttttaaatttgttatttatttaaagaataatgtcttttttagttacgttatgatatttttataataaaacctatttaaattattgtttttaaatgatatttaaattattgttatttaatataagactttctatatattaaaatttgatcctactttaaatttatttcataacaatatgggtccatgttctatggagtccacaaaataagagtattgACGTCCaaacttatttaaaaataatctactcgtttcaattttaatttttttaggctacaatatttgtaaacatctgataatttgcaggttatgttctacaatataatcgttgcaatcaaaagataaaacaattatattataaatcagtaaacactatatatgttttaaaatataattcataagtagaacaatgatcttaatgattgtaaatgttgaaagatgttaatgattaattgataattatatatttaaaactacttaaagatggtaacttatatataaaatttgaataattaaagatattatttatgattaaactaaaagattatgactGGTACTTACTGCGTActttatggaacttaactctaacaatatgttttattttagtaaaattattatgttgtttgatgatttttaaattgtgaaaataatattcacggtcaacacatatatataagttcGTTTACAACGTCTTTAATCTcgaacaaaaattcaaaattttaagtcacaattattttattcatttaataggcaaacattatatataaatttagttggagttttttaaaatcttatgaTTGTTGTAGTTGTTTGATAAACTGATATTGTAGTTTggcaaaattaattaattttccaaatgtaatttgatatcaaatattttgacgtGTGTCTAGAGTTTTAGTTCTTTtgttatatgttgcaatatggataatgacttcattttctttgagtttctatttgtcaagtcagtgttaccaccgccttattcgtctttatcgcaatcttctgaaaaacactgaatgataacaattattattattaaaaaaatatgaccgagctttttggtactttggtatcaatattgaatcttgtttattttaattctgaaatataatagaaattttatagatttgtttcgtaaattaaattgtatgagttttaaaaattaaaacgaatatttgatGTATGTCTAaagtttcggttcttttattatatgttgcaatatggacaatgacttcattttttttagttttcatttgtcaagtcagtgttaccaccgccttattcgtctttatcgtaattttatgaaaaacaataaatgataatgattattattattaaaaaatatatgatcaagttttttggtactttggtatcaatattgaatcttgtttattttaattaggaaatatgatagaaattttataaatttatttcataaattaaattgtatgggttttaaaaattaaaacgaataattttgttgacattattattctattgataggatattatattaatatcaatatgaactctttatttatttgaactctgaagcatgataaaagatttatagagttgttccgtatattaaattatttgagttttaaaaaattaaaacaaataattttgttggtaatatatttttattagtgagataattgttataatacaaaatcttgtcaaatatagaagttttttttataatagtaataattgttaaataaaaaataatatgatgatagccaaattttgatatgaattttatagaactgtttcataagttaaattgttagtgATGTAACTGTGTGGAtaggataaatgttatattaagaAATCCTAAACACCATGGAAGTCTTtttataatagaataataatcttaatcaatattgaaaattttaataataaaatccgaatcaatatagaattcttttcgtaattgtataataataattacaaaatcgtaaaaatgtataataataagtataaaatcctaacaatatgaaaatcttttcataattctataatggttattgttattaaataaaaaatttatataatattgtcCTAATCAaccttgaaatttttaataataaaattctaatcaatacagaaatctttcattctcctaatgaatattgaggtctttaataataaaattttattcaatatagaagtcttttgataataatataataatgactataaaatcctaattaatatgaaagtgaccgaattttggtattttggtaccgatgttccaccgaaacgtggtttcacttattaataaagggtattgatgTTGAAAGAAAGATCTTTAGATAGTTCCGACGATATACTGAATAATATTTTGGTGTCGTTTTCTCTTGATATTCCTCCACCATATACAGGCTTGAGAGTGTATCACCTCCGTTCCAAAATATAGAAACcgctttatttttaattattacttacaaatcaatattattaataatatgagatgtaatttatgaattttatggGATGTAGTTAACTGAAAATTTAATGGATATTATTtgatttgtaaattttaatagattatgtctgattttgattttatgcgtatttttgataaaatgttgtGGAGTATTTATGATTTAAGTACAATACTTCTAAATTTCATGAATTTTAGtggaattttaaaatcttaaaatatattgaacaaTCTCATAATATAAATCATCTTATTAAGTTCGAAAAAATCCGCGAGGGtctgaataccatcagattttagtggattttaaataattgcaattgaatatcattagatttttaagtataattcaAAATTCTGATTGAATACAACCTtatttgtagtataatttaaaattctaattgaatatcTCAATTCTCTGATAAGTTTTTGAATCCCGAGTTAAATGACAAAAAATTCGtagataattttcttttaacatCTCAATTGAATGCACCGCTTGAATATAATTAACAGATATATTTTGTAATTCTCATTCTGTGAAATAGATATACTCtctttattctatttaatactatatgtttttcttcaactgctcgacacacaTTTCAATACTcctataaattacacaattataTTCCATAGGAGTATTAAAACGTGTGATGTGTCCTCCCATATATAATATtcggggacggagggagcagtATTTAGCAACTTAACGTTCGCTGTGTCTGCTTATATTCTTACCAGGatctctaaaataatatttgtacgGACGTCCATAGGTGTGTAAACaggccgagccgagtcgaacactGCCGGCCTCGGCTCGAGATCGATTTAAAAGTTCCGGGCTCGAGTTCGACCGAacctttaatttcaagttcgatACTCGGCGCGTAAACAGTTCGATAGGCTCAAGTTCGGCTTGGAAGCTCAAATcgagtcaccaaatattgacaaaaattCGAAATATGAACGGTTCAgctcgagttcgattcgattaaatatataaattataaataaaatattatatattttgtaaggatatatatatatatacacacatataataaaataaataaaatatagtgaAGGTTCGATAAAGCTGCGAACCCTATgagccgagtaatttgaagctcgaACTCAGCTCGGTAAatggctcgagctcggctcgattattactgaatcaaattcgaatattttacgaGCCAAGTTCGAGTAGCTCACGAACAGTTTGACTCGTTTACGATCACATCCACATTCACCAAGCTAGATGATCTATTCTTAGAAATTTGGCATCGGCAAGATGTGAAGGGCTCCTCTATCACTTTCTGTTTAAATTTCGCAAACCAAATACTCCGccagtttcaaaaaaaattgtccatTATTTTtcactaatatttatatttattatatatctgAAAGACCGGTGAAAAGaagtatatataatctattgtGGTTCCTGGTCCCCGGCAACTCGTTGCCGTGTAGAGTTTATATAACATACACATTCAAGGGCGTCAGATCTATATTTTAAGGGTCCAGATTcaagcaatttttttttgccatccgctataattttccgtGGATCGGAATTCTTCCCTTCAGCGCTACACCCGTGAAATTCAGATCTAACGATTCTGAAACTGTGTGTTGGTTAAGGCTTACCTGGCATACGGTGGCTGCGGAACAAAACCCATCTATTGTAATAcattgttagaattttaaaaaaaaattgtaaaacttTTAGTTAAAATATGAACAATTTGATGAGTCAATATGGTTAAGTAATATGAAAAAAAGGCACTActccctctcttttttttttgttattttttgataCGCATTTTGATGCtcataatattttctaaaaaaaaaattcctgaaTAAAGTtcgatgttaaaattttatttaaaaaaaattaaaaatattatgaaattatatttttatgaaacttTAAACAAATTTGAGTATGAATTTCTCCCCTACATTTCCATCTAGACGTGGAATTGTACAAGTTTTGAACATTTAATAAACAAGAGAGATTACGTTTCCGCCTTTCCGGGCAGCTAAGATATAAAAGATTAAAAGTCTTAATTGGAAGAGAAACTGGAAACGAAACAACTCCATTTtgatttgaatttgagttttgatTCGGTGTAAGCAACTCGATGACTCTCATGCTTTAATGCTGTGGTCATCGGTGAATGCTTGGTAGCTGAATCAAAAATTCTCAACAGAGATGAATGATCTTACATTTATCCGCATCCTTGACAATCAAGAGCAGTAGCCTATGTCACCCCTGTAGTCCTTTTTGAGAGTTTCCGAAGAAAAAAAATGCTTCATACATAAAATTGAATACAAAATTTTTCACAAAATGAAATTTCCGTTGGAATGACCCTGCACTAATAGTACTAATTAGAACATTCCACCTCAATTGTCATAtcattttgtgcaaaatttTGTATTCAATTTTGTGCATGCAGCACTACTTTTCGAGAAATACCGATAGTTGTGCGTTTTGGAGTTCCTCTGCTCAGTAGCTTTAAATTCCGATGAAGGTGTCAGCAGCTCCATTATGGATAGGTAATAAATGCATGGCAAGGGAAGAGTATTGTATCGCTGAGTCGCTTGTTCAATCAGGGAAGACTATATAACACCAACCTAGCAGAGCTCAGAATCGGATACATGGCCAGATGATCTACGTGGTCTTGGACTCATCACCCTTTCAGAATTCATCCTCAGAGCGCGTCCTGCTGATGTTGTTTTTGGAGGTCTCACTGACCGTGATTTGGGCGTTCCTGTGAATACAACAACAATGACATCGACGTAAGTGCATGCTCTTCAAGGATTGTAATTTAAAGAATAGAAAACAAGTGAAATAAAATGCATTCATTAGTAATAGCTACGCATAAGTACAGTACTCCCTTGGAAATTAGTCTTCCGCTCTCAGGATTAACTAAATGAAAAGTTTCACTTGTCTATCTGTTTAGGATAAATCAACCAGTATTTTGACTAAAAGTATTATAGTTCTTCCTTTTCGGGTTAAACTTGTACTCAAGCTTACTTAAACGAGCCGAACTCTGAGTTTTGTTCATAAACGACTCTGTTCATTTCCAGCCCTGCTTTCCGGATAAGCTTATTCTCTactattatatgttaaattgcTTTTACTAATTCTCCCCGTATTATGTTTAGCGGCTTATATATATGTTGACAAACAAAACCTGAAGTAGCTGGATTCGAAACCCAGCCAGACTAGAAATACGGAGTATAATATATGAACCTCTTACCCCTTCTCCTTTTCCCTCTGTCAATGTTGCCAATTCCCAGAATTCCCTACGTGATAGGAGATAGGAAAAAAAACACTTCATTATATTTGCAATCTGATTCCTGTATAGTTTGCTTACCGATCAAATTCCCATTTTATTGGGAGTTAAAAGCAGCACAGCACAGCACAGTGCCACACTGCCACTTGTGCCAATAGCCTTTTCACTGATCTTGATGATAGGAAatctttcttttttataataCCCACGGCAAGCAAAAAAGATGGGGCAAAGTGCTCATAGCACGACTTTTCTATGAGATTTTtactgatttttaaaaataaagagTGAACATGGGGCTATAAGACCATGGCACACTACGGTCCTGGGGCACCATAGCATGTCGGGTAAGGGGGGAGATACTTGACTTAACCACTCCCATTTTTAAGGGCAGTGCCACCCTTATCCTTGAGGTTTATGGATAACCGGAGCTTGTTAAATCCCACTGTTGGAAAGTTATAAAAGATGACCTGTTATTTTGGTCAAAGGCACTGTTAAGCCCTATGTTTTGATTCTATACTCATTGCCCTAATTCAGAAACTTCTTCACCAATTCCGATCTAAAGAAGAGCTCTGTtacttttttgataaatcaatatCTCTTGGAGGATGAGTTGAATCCTCACTATTCGTTTTAAGTAACACGGATTTTGCTAACGGACCAATGTAGAGATAAGAAATGAAGTTTCAGCTTTTGGAGGATGTTAGGCAACTTACACTGTATGCAAGTCTAAGTAATAACTCTTTCATAACAGGCtttgtttatatatactttCACGTGTTATAAACTAAAGGACATGGTATCATGAATACTGTGATGATATGAATTTTGTTGTTTGCAGTTTGTTCTGGCAATGAATTCAAAGTTTGTACTTCATGATCTCACAAtgataaacaaaaaaacatatGAAATTGTTCAGATATGAGAAACAGATGACAATCATATTATATGCGTGGTACTGTGTGTAATGATTTCTGGTaaacatgtatgtatgtatgtggaTGTTCACAGAAAAGCTTTACCTGGACTTTTGCTCTGTTTCAGATCTGGAATCTTCTTCAGTGATGAAATTCTCTTAGGCCTAGGTGCAAGACTATCTGGGGAAATGACGGTCCTCCTCTCGATTACAGGTGAAAATGATTCGTCCAATATCAAGTTGTCATCTCCAGCTGTTGAAGTGACATCACTTCCTGATTCAGAAGTTTCTCTTTGACTTGATACAGATTTCTCCTTCTCAACTATTCTGTAACTGAAAATTTGAAATGGCAGATCCGATATTGGCAATAAATCTGAACTTTCCCAGTAGGCATAGGTTTGTCGAAGCTTTGCATCTATTTCAGTGTAATCTACCACTGGCATTGGAGCTTCTGGTTGGCTGTGGTCAGGATTCATCAATAAAAAACGCTTGATGTATCGGAGAATCCTACAAATTGAAGAGAAACTTGGTCGTTGAGTAGGATCAGAATGCCAACATCTTTTAGTCAAGCTCATTACGTATTTTGGTGATTGAAATGGAAACAATGGTCTCTCTCCAGTCCTTATGTTGTGACTCACTTTATCTCCTTGCAGATGGCCATCTTCAAAAGGTACTTTACCAGTTAAAAGTTGGAAGCATATCATTCCAAAGCTGTACACATCAGCTTTTTCAGTGTATTTGGATTTGATATCATCTGCCTGATCTTGTTCCTCCAGAACTTCCGGAGCATACCAGATAGAAGGATTTGATTCATTTTGGGCTGCAGAAGATTTTTGTGCAAGACTAAAAGAAGATGATAAACCAAATCCTGAAACTTTTGCGTGCAAGTAACCATCCAGTGGGGGATTCCTTGCTTTCACAAGGATGTTTGAAGGATTAAGATTTCCATGGTAAATTTGCTTTGAATGTAGATACTCCATTCCTCTTGCAATCTGAAGCATAAGATCAACTGCAGCTGGAAGAGAGAATGGAACTCGCTTTTTTGCACCACTAATTTCTTTCATGTAGCTAGAGAGATCACGGGTCATGAGTTCCATAACCAGAAAACACTCCTTTTTTTCCTCATCAGTGAACCCACAAAACGTGTGCATTATATGAGGGTGTGAAAGACATAATTCTTGAGATATCTCAGGAATCACTGGCTCGATGTCTCCAAAAAAGTGTCTTAGACAAAAGCTTTCTCCCAACCACTGGATCTCCTTGTATTGGCTTCCACCGCCTATTCGCCTCCTCACCTGATAATCCTTTGAACCAACCAATATAGAGCATGGCAAGAGCTTACCCTCCAATCTTTCACCCCCATCATTTAAATTCTTGAAAAGGAGTTCTTTAAGTCTTTGTATTCGCTTTGTCGAATTCTCTGAACTCAAATTCCCTTTCTCCTGGATTTTCCTAAGGAGAATCCATCTATCTTCCTCCCAAACTGTCTCTAGCCTACTAATAAAATCCTGCGAAACCAGATTTTGTTTCCCAAATTTCCACTGAAAAATCTTGGGATCTTTATTTTGTGTGTGATACTTCATCGAGTATAAAACTCTCTTCTTTTGCTTCTCATCTTGGTCACAACCAGACATATCTCCAGCAACCTCAATGGCTTCAATGACAACTGGAATGCAACATAGCAAGTTGTGTACGTGAAACTCTACACAATCCTTGTTCTGATAAAGGGTAACTGTCTTCGCCCACCAATCCCTAGTATCCAAACATTGTTTAATATACACTTCTCCTTCTTTGAACACCCTGTGAAGCTCTTTTAATGGttgttcaagaaccttccaTTTCGTATTTTTCTCTTCATATTTCAGGTGTTGTTTCATCTCTTCTGCAATGGTTTCGTAGGCACAGGTAAACATATCAAGTAACAAACAGCATTGCCTCTGATTAATTTGGATTTCCTCGCGGAAGACCATCAATGCTTTTAAACTTCCAACCACCTCTCCTATCTGCCTAAATTGCTCCATCTCCTTAAGACTTAACTGCCTGATTATCAACAAAAGCGTTCAATAAACGCACCTTAAAATGATCATATGCTTATGGAGATGCTTCGGAGAATCCTGGAGAAGTAAGCAAGGAACCAGGGATATTTTGTCGAATATTTCAGGCTGTTGGATTGTTGTGGAATCTCTGATATTCTTCTGATTGTGCTTTGAGCCTCTTCCTAAATGTAAAACAATGCCGGCTTCttctaattgtttttattttgtttgcaGTATCAACTTTTGATTCTATTGAACTTGTCAAGGATTTGCCGGCTACTATTAGATTTATTACCCAGAATGCTGACTCTTCCTATATAGGTACTTGAAAgaacacaaataaaatatgttCAATCTGTcatgtatatattaaatatcatatatatcagATGAATTTCAGGTTCATCTGGATGAAGAGATTGAACTATTGACAGGGGCAGATTACTCTGCAGGTAGAAATGTTGACAGTTTCGCAATATTTGAAGGAATGCACACTGCATCTTCAATACCCAACACTTGTCACCTTTTTTTTAGCCCTGTCCTGTTAAATATAGTAAACAAACATACCAGGTGTATCCGGCTTAATATCCAGGGTATACTGCACACAATCTTCCTATCCttcaacaaatgaagaggttgttTCCCAGAAAAGACCTTCgcatgtgtgtgtatgtgtgcaAATATATAAAGAGTGTGAATTATAATATGAATAAAACAAGAtacataagagcatctccaaccatctaaaacccttggctaaaaggtgagttgacatacttaaaataaaaaaatttagtcaacagctccaaaaactcaactccaaccatgctcagctgttgtctataaatttaaccaaccatgctcagctgttgtctataaatttaaccaacctcctatggatggctaaatttgtcgaacctctataggtctgtaagaaaatctgtaggaagattgtacatcatttattaccatattgaactaatatattctattttaacaatttaaaatattaataacatactatttttaaattatagccaaccaatatagccagtaccattgaagcaaaatgtcttacatgttcagcaaattttacataatgtcttacagatctAATTTAAGCAACGATTATAcacaacaccgttggagatgctctaacaaatATGCATAAACACATCAACTGatcatataatttaaaagtGATCAAGACATGATAGAGCTCACGATTCACTTCACGTGATACTTACCCCTGTTGCTAATTCACCCACCAGTAATTATATCTGACAATATACTAATGATGGCTTTGATGTGAAGTCATTTTCCCTTAATCAATGAAGGCTTACAATCACGAGGAAGTACAAATAATGACTCTAATCGAGAAAATAAAACAACTTTTATACCAAGAAACTTGGAGAAAAACACCGATTGACAATTTGTATGATAAAACGAGATGCTCTACATTGTCAATACACAAATACATGAAACAATTACAATAGCATTGGGTTTAAATAGATCACTTATTCTAGCCCAATGTATCATACGCTTCACTgcgaaatttttggtctcactTAAATCACTCAACACACTGATGGTCGCATTccgttaaattaaattaaaaaactaaCGGGAGCAGCTGAGTTGGAAAAGTAACGGCTACTTGTGCTGAGTGTATATTCCACTTTACTTCATTCCCCAGTAAACATCACTTCATTCCCCAGTAAGCATAAGTTTGTGTAGTGTATTCGGGGTTTTAGACCTGTACGTGAACTAAACGCTTAATACTACTTTCTAGCTTTATTAATGTAAAATCTTttgtcacattttttatatttgacactCCTCCTTGGTTGCTGCGATGGTTGATCACCTTGCTCAGAATCCTCATCCTCTTCTAAatcctcttcatcttcaaaaATAACAGCTTCTTTTTGCCGGACGGGACTTGTAGGAATAACCTCTTCTAGAATTATAAATGGAGGCCATCTGACATAACCTGGAACAAGGCTATACCTCAGGAATTCATTATACATGATTTGTaggaattttttttagttttttgttcagtttaaacttattttattcCTGCAATCCACGTAAGCGCCGTGTCACCTGAATTTAACAGAAAAAGTTAACTTTAACgtcttttttaatttgatttaacggCATGAAACCATTAGTCTGTTGAGTGGTTTatgtgagaccaaaaatttcacAGTGATGTGGATGATACATTGGGGTGGAATAAGTGAtccatttgataattaaccccaatagcgcgcgcgcgcacacacacacattgtGTGTACCTGAGATAATTTTTACctgaatttttgtaaaatttttacaattatttacTTATTAAAAACGTTAATAGTATTATCCATTAACAACAACAATTATCATTAACAAAATCATCTTAACAATCATGTACATTAGGGACAATCCATAACACATAGTAAGAGTATACTAGACTCCAAATAACACAACCAACTTACACATCTAGTATTTTAATCGCTCAACCTAATACGGAACCTCCACGCGCTCCTATCTAGTACCATGTCTCCTTCAAAGCTCAAATTCCTCATATTTGTTGTAAGTAGCTCATCCCAAGTCCTTCTTGGCATCCCCCCCTCCTCGACCCTAAAACACCATATACTCTCAACCTTTCTCATAGTTTAATCCCTCAATCTAATACGGAACCTCCACGCGATCCTATCTCGTACCATGTCTCCTTCAAGGCTCAAATTCCTCATATTTGTTGTAAGTAGCTCATCccatcctcctcctcctcctcgacCCTAAATCACCATACTCTCAACCTTTCTCCTAGGGGCAGACATTATTCTTCTTTGGACATGACCAAACTACTATGATCCGCCTTCTCTTATTTTATCT
This region includes:
- the LOC108208356 gene encoding uncharacterized protein LOC108208356, with protein sequence MEQFRQIGEVVGSLKALMVFREEIQINQRQCCLLLDMFTCAYETIAEEMKQHLKYEEKNTKWKVLEQPLKELHRVFKEGEVYIKQCLDTRDWWAKTVTLYQNKDCVEFHVHNLLCCIPVVIEAIEVAGDMSGCDQDEKQKKRVLYSMKYHTQNKDPKIFQWKFGKQNLVSQDFISRLETVWEEDRWILLRKIQEKGNLSSENSTKRIQRLKELLFKNLNDGGERLEGKLLPCSILVGSKDYQVRRRIGGGSQYKEIQWLGESFCLRHFFGDIEPVIPEISQELCLSHPHIMHTFCGFTDEEKKECFLVMELMTRDLSSYMKEISGAKKRVPFSLPAAVDLMLQIARGMEYLHSKQIYHGNLNPSNILVKARNPPLDGYLHAKVSGFGLSSSFSLAQKSSAAQNESNPSIWYAPEVLEEQDQADDIKSKYTEKADVYSFGMICFQLLTGKVPFEDGHLQGDKVSHNIRTGERPLFPFQSPKYVMSLTKRCWHSDPTQRPSFSSICRILRYIKRFLLMNPDHSQPEAPMPVVDYTEIDAKLRQTYAYWESSDLLPISDLPFQIFSYRIVEKEKSVSSQRETSESGSDVTSTAGDDNLILDESFSPVIERRTVISPDSLAPRPKRISSLKKIPDLKQSKSPGTPKSRSVRPPKTTSAGRALRMNSERVMSPRPRRSSGHVSDSELC